Proteins encoded within one genomic window of Oceanococcus sp. HetDA_MAG_MS8:
- a CDS encoding serine hydrolase produces the protein MTFHHLQGHWGRGVVIAMALLATLHLSACATHLAPLSDAEQQALMSVGADAKRIQALLDAPANEKIDAMLVFKDGHMVLERYGNGYDRDKLHDIRSSTKAITGLLVGIAIDQGLIQSVNESILSYFPERQATHPEFAPIRIVDLLTMRSGLNANDWDAKSPGNEERMYKTDSWIDFFFDLEPVHAPGERFSYSTAGVVLLGELLARATGMPYAEFAHRYLFEPLGILDYSFAATPAAEADAGGHLKIRPVDFAKLGLLMMNGGVWGDQRIVSEEWVAESITPRVRIPQAPQTGPYMGYLWWQEPVDSGLVRSFQSRGNGGQYLIAVPHAGLLGVFTGSAYNSPKQYQPFLLMKDYLIPAFTTEQPTNSVD, from the coding sequence ATGACATTCCATCACTTGCAAGGGCATTGGGGCCGCGGCGTGGTCATCGCCATGGCGTTACTGGCCACATTGCACCTGAGTGCTTGTGCGACGCACTTGGCGCCTTTGTCAGATGCTGAACAACAGGCACTGATGTCGGTGGGTGCAGATGCCAAACGGATTCAGGCCCTACTGGATGCTCCGGCAAACGAGAAGATTGATGCAATGCTGGTCTTCAAAGATGGCCACATGGTGCTTGAGCGTTACGGCAACGGGTACGACCGCGACAAGCTCCATGACATCCGTTCATCCACCAAGGCCATCACCGGTCTCCTCGTGGGTATCGCCATCGATCAGGGCTTGATCCAGAGTGTGAATGAGTCGATTCTGAGCTACTTCCCCGAGCGACAGGCCACCCACCCTGAGTTTGCGCCCATCCGCATCGTCGACCTGCTGACGATGCGCTCGGGCCTTAATGCAAATGACTGGGACGCGAAGTCGCCAGGGAATGAGGAGCGAATGTATAAAACGGACTCGTGGATCGACTTCTTTTTTGACCTTGAACCAGTGCATGCACCCGGCGAACGCTTCAGCTACTCCACAGCGGGGGTGGTGCTGCTCGGGGAGCTTCTTGCGCGGGCTACGGGCATGCCCTATGCCGAGTTCGCCCATCGCTACTTGTTTGAACCTTTAGGGATCCTCGATTACTCCTTTGCAGCCACGCCTGCTGCCGAGGCTGATGCCGGCGGACATCTCAAGATTCGCCCGGTGGATTTTGCCAAGCTCGGGTTATTAATGATGAACGGCGGTGTATGGGGTGATCAGAGAATCGTGTCTGAAGAGTGGGTGGCTGAGTCGATTACGCCCCGAGTTCGGATTCCGCAGGCACCGCAAACCGGGCCGTATATGGGCTATCTGTGGTGGCAGGAGCCGGTCGATAGTGGCCTCGTCCGGTCGTTTCAGTCGCGTGGAAACGGCGGCCAGTATCTGATCGCCGTCCCGCATGCTGGTCTTCTGGGAGTGTTCACAGGCTCTGCGTACAACAGCCCCAAGCAATATCAGCCATTCCTGTTGATGAAGGATTACCTCATCCCAGCCTTCACCACGGAGCAGCCCACCAATTCAGTAGATTAA
- a CDS encoding methyltransferase domain-containing protein, translated as MKLAEQLGLWSRALGRGVFPHQLSWILDLPGRGLIMSAKTVAKRLPISADAQVLEVGPGSGYYSLEVAKRIPQGQLTLLDIQQGMLDKCAQKLSAAGLSNFATQLSDGAVLPFADASFDAIYMVTVFGEIAGRDSFVREAARVLKPGGVLSITEHHPDPDFEHAADIASQLQAFGFEPQAKQGWRWAYTLNAIKP; from the coding sequence ATGAAGCTTGCGGAACAACTGGGGCTGTGGTCCCGTGCATTAGGGCGTGGGGTGTTCCCGCATCAGTTGAGTTGGATTCTGGATTTGCCAGGGCGGGGGCTGATTATGTCGGCCAAAACCGTGGCCAAGCGCTTGCCGATCTCGGCTGATGCCCAAGTGCTGGAGGTGGGGCCGGGGTCTGGCTATTACAGCCTGGAAGTGGCTAAGCGTATTCCCCAGGGGCAGCTCACTTTGCTTGATATTCAGCAGGGCATGCTGGACAAGTGCGCCCAAAAGCTCAGTGCGGCGGGCTTGAGCAACTTTGCTACCCAGCTCTCGGATGGGGCCGTCCTGCCTTTTGCCGATGCCAGCTTTGATGCCATCTACATGGTGACGGTATTTGGCGAGATTGCTGGGCGCGACTCGTTCGTGCGCGAAGCGGCGCGGGTGCTCAAGCCCGGTGGTGTGCTCTCGATTACCGAGCATCACCCTGATCCCGACTTTGAGCATGCCGCCGATATCGCGTCCCAGCTCCAAGCCTTCGGCTTTGAGCCGCAGGCCAAGCAAGGTTGGCGCTGGGCTTATACCCTCAATGCCATCAAGCCATAG
- a CDS encoding alpha/beta fold hydrolase, translated as MSHPESSPIVLVPGALSGGWIWKDNFAHAFAQAGHPVLSPSFRGHGAPWWQRNRASFEDYLDDCQQVFQDAAQLGPVHVVAHSLGGLLALHAAARIPVAAMVLLSPASPLGMRRSLQMLARRSPLSVVKFAAAASDARLTRFAKPPMGIYSDTCCPQRSLAITSQLQSESLRVLSRLLKPPKLSGDTLNPDSILFVGAQGDHIIPAAEVTRAAQALGSPVHIYQGLSHTYQAEVAWPQVAADALSWFYERAKPQSY; from the coding sequence GTGAGCCACCCCGAGTCCTCCCCCATTGTGCTTGTTCCCGGTGCGTTGAGCGGAGGGTGGATTTGGAAGGACAACTTCGCCCACGCGTTTGCCCAGGCCGGCCATCCCGTTCTCAGCCCCAGTTTTCGCGGGCATGGAGCACCCTGGTGGCAACGTAATAGGGCGAGTTTTGAGGACTACCTGGATGATTGCCAGCAGGTATTCCAAGACGCCGCCCAGCTCGGGCCGGTACACGTTGTGGCCCATTCTCTGGGCGGGTTGCTCGCCCTGCATGCGGCGGCGCGGATCCCTGTTGCGGCCATGGTGTTGTTATCGCCGGCCTCCCCTTTGGGAATGCGGCGTAGTCTGCAGATGCTGGCGCGGCGCTCACCGCTCAGCGTGGTCAAATTCGCTGCGGCCGCAAGCGACGCCCGTCTCACGCGTTTCGCAAAGCCGCCCATGGGCATTTATTCGGATACCTGCTGCCCGCAGCGCAGCCTGGCTATTACCTCGCAGTTGCAGTCCGAATCTTTGCGCGTGCTCAGCCGTCTGCTAAAGCCGCCCAAACTCAGTGGCGATACGCTCAACCCCGACAGCATTCTTTTTGTGGGGGCGCAGGGTGACCACATCATTCCCGCGGCTGAGGTTACCCGGGCCGCGCAGGCCTTAGGGAGTCCTGTGCATATTTATCAGGGCCTGAGCCATACCTACCAGGCCGAAGTCGCGTGGCCGCAGGTCGCAGCGGACGCCTTGAGCTGGTTCTATGAGCGCGCTAAGCCCCAGAGCTATTAA
- the truD gene encoding tRNA pseudouridine(13) synthase TruD, whose amino-acid sequence MIELPFAHGGPALTGLLRASPEDFVVVEDLGFAPNGEGEHVFVRLRKRGINSDWLAGRLAEFAGVPRNAVSYAGMKDRHAVTTQTFSVQIPGAEGPDWSQFPEEGVEVLDVSRNLRKLRRGALAGNAFVITLREVQGDAAAAETCLQAIAQQGVPNYFGEQRFGREGKNTQRALDFFAGRRTPRKQQGLLISAARSQIFNMVLAARVEAGNWHQVLPGEVCSLAGSRSWFVAEDNLAALQKRADDWDIHPSGPLWGSDTLPTQGPTAELEQTAASQDPALKEGLEKQRLDHDRRPLRLRPTELKWEWPDAHSLQLRFALDAGSYATAILRELVDWHAPSSPSHTRAR is encoded by the coding sequence ATGATTGAACTGCCTTTTGCCCACGGCGGCCCTGCTCTCACCGGCCTGCTGCGTGCCAGCCCGGAGGATTTTGTGGTGGTGGAAGATCTGGGCTTTGCGCCCAATGGCGAGGGTGAGCATGTGTTTGTGCGCCTGCGCAAGCGCGGCATCAATTCCGATTGGCTGGCCGGTCGGCTGGCCGAGTTTGCCGGTGTGCCCCGCAATGCGGTGAGCTATGCGGGCATGAAGGACCGTCACGCGGTCACCACTCAAACCTTCTCCGTACAAATTCCCGGAGCCGAGGGGCCAGATTGGAGCCAGTTCCCCGAGGAGGGCGTCGAGGTGCTGGATGTGAGCCGCAACCTGCGCAAGCTGCGCCGAGGCGCGCTGGCCGGCAACGCCTTTGTGATTACCCTGCGCGAGGTGCAAGGCGACGCCGCAGCCGCCGAGACCTGCTTACAGGCCATCGCCCAGCAGGGCGTGCCCAATTACTTTGGCGAGCAACGCTTTGGCCGCGAGGGCAAGAACACCCAGCGAGCCCTGGATTTTTTTGCAGGCAGGCGCACCCCGCGCAAGCAGCAGGGCCTGCTGATTTCCGCGGCCCGCTCGCAGATTTTCAACATGGTCTTGGCCGCACGCGTGGAGGCCGGCAACTGGCATCAGGTTCTGCCCGGCGAGGTTTGTAGTCTGGCGGGCTCTCGCTCCTGGTTTGTGGCCGAGGACAATCTGGCGGCGCTGCAGAAACGCGCCGACGATTGGGATATTCACCCTTCCGGCCCACTCTGGGGCAGCGATACTCTGCCAACTCAAGGCCCAACCGCCGAGTTGGAACAAACTGCTGCCAGCCAAGACCCTGCGCTCAAAGAGGGCCTGGAGAAGCAGCGGCTGGATCATGACCGCCGTCCCCTACGGCTGCGACCCACGGAGCTGAAATGGGAATGGCCAGATGCGCATTCATTACAACTGCGCTTTGCTCTAGATGCGGGTAGCTACGCCACCGCGATTCTGCGCGAGCTGGTGGATTGGCATGCGCCTTCTTCGCCAAGCCATACCCGAGCCCGTTAA
- a CDS encoding FxsA family protein, translating into MRFLLFLAWLFAEFWSIHLASQYIGGLAVFGLLILVAIIGSRLMQSQGFRTVANIQQAMQNNQLPAAAMLDALIVFIAGLLLVLPGFFSDAIALVLIFSGIRRRLARRVEAFMAKQYPDYEVVVIEGDYISVVEQAPPSNDDVIEYHPPEGGPEKSGNGKSPR; encoded by the coding sequence TTGCGTTTCTTGCTGTTTCTTGCCTGGTTATTTGCCGAATTCTGGAGTATTCATCTGGCAAGCCAATATATAGGCGGCCTGGCCGTCTTCGGCCTGCTCATTCTGGTGGCCATCATTGGTAGTCGCCTGATGCAAAGCCAAGGCTTTCGCACCGTGGCCAACATCCAACAGGCCATGCAGAACAACCAGCTCCCAGCGGCCGCCATGCTCGATGCCCTGATTGTGTTCATTGCCGGGCTGCTGCTGGTGCTCCCCGGCTTTTTCTCCGATGCCATCGCCCTGGTGCTGATCTTCAGCGGCATCCGCCGCCGCCTAGCCCGCCGCGTAGAAGCCTTCATGGCCAAGCAATACCCCGACTATGAGGTAGTGGTGATTGAGGGTGATTACATCAGCGTGGTGGAACAAGCCCCACCCAGCAATGACGACGTGATTGAGTACCACCCCCCTGAGGGCGGGCCGGAAAAATCTGGAAATGGCAAGAGCCCGCGCTGA
- a CDS encoding Cys-tRNA(Pro) deacylase, with translation MTPAVLALEQAAVSHRVLEVASYEGPQRQQRLADSLGVPMQAIFKTLVAKLDNGSLVVAIVPIQAELQLKSLAAAAGAKKAVMAAAQEAQAATGYVLGGISPLGQRRRLATFADQSLAAHSLVYVSAGRRGLELELAPQDLIRLCGITLAGLARPS, from the coding sequence ATGACGCCAGCCGTGCTCGCACTGGAGCAGGCCGCTGTGTCCCATCGTGTGCTGGAAGTGGCCAGCTACGAAGGCCCGCAGCGGCAGCAGCGCCTGGCCGACTCCCTCGGCGTGCCCATGCAGGCCATCTTCAAGACTTTGGTGGCCAAGCTTGATAACGGGTCGCTGGTGGTGGCCATCGTTCCCATTCAGGCCGAACTGCAGCTCAAATCCCTGGCCGCGGCAGCGGGGGCCAAAAAAGCGGTGATGGCCGCAGCGCAGGAGGCACAAGCCGCCACTGGCTATGTGCTGGGCGGGATCAGTCCCCTGGGGCAGCGCCGGCGATTGGCGACATTCGCCGATCAGAGCCTGGCCGCGCATTCTCTGGTGTATGTCAGCGCCGGCCGGCGCGGACTGGAGTTGGAGTTGGCGCCCCAGGATTTGATTCGGCTGTGTGGCATCACTCTGGCTGGACTCGCGCGGCCCAGTTGA
- a CDS encoding mechanosensitive ion channel family protein: MDLNTLNTSVWNNTLAVWLSAGGITISAFLVVSIVRRFIIGRLRRLATGSSRTLNRGLAAVVGRTHQALLTLPALYLGTRMLELPQGFNQLLGGASAISLFAQVGVWGTAGLSFWISESRAEAASNNEPTTHFSAIGFVGRVVLWAVVLLLALDNLGVDITALVAGLGVGGIAVALAVQNILGDLFASLSIVIDKPFEVGDFIVVDTFYGTVENVGLKTTRVRSLGGEQLVFANSDLLGARVRNYKRMRERRILFKFGVLYQTPPDLLEQIPVMVREIIEAIPDIRFDRAHFFAFGESSYDFEVVYWMQTPEYNLYMDTQQSINLALVRRFAEAGIDFAYPTRTLFVEKMPGSDSPES, from the coding sequence GTGGACTTGAACACCCTTAACACCAGCGTCTGGAACAACACTCTGGCCGTCTGGCTGAGCGCCGGCGGCATCACCATCAGCGCCTTTTTGGTGGTGAGCATTGTTCGACGCTTCATCATCGGGCGGCTGCGGCGTCTGGCAACCGGTTCCAGCCGCACCCTCAACCGCGGCCTAGCAGCGGTGGTAGGGCGCACCCATCAGGCGCTGCTCACACTGCCGGCCCTGTACTTGGGCACCCGCATGCTGGAACTACCCCAGGGCTTCAATCAGCTCCTCGGTGGTGCCAGTGCCATCAGCCTTTTCGCGCAAGTGGGAGTGTGGGGCACCGCCGGACTGAGCTTCTGGATCAGCGAGTCACGAGCGGAAGCGGCCAGTAACAACGAGCCCACCACGCATTTTTCGGCCATTGGCTTTGTGGGCCGTGTGGTGCTCTGGGCGGTGGTGCTACTGCTAGCACTGGATAACCTCGGCGTGGACATCACCGCTCTAGTGGCCGGCCTAGGTGTGGGCGGTATTGCCGTCGCGCTGGCGGTGCAGAACATTCTGGGCGATCTGTTTGCGTCGCTGTCCATCGTCATCGACAAGCCCTTCGAGGTTGGCGATTTCATTGTGGTCGACACCTTCTACGGCACGGTCGAAAACGTGGGGCTCAAAACCACCCGCGTGCGCAGCCTGGGGGGCGAACAGCTGGTGTTCGCCAACAGTGACCTGCTCGGCGCCCGCGTGCGCAATTACAAACGCATGCGGGAACGGCGGATTCTGTTCAAATTTGGAGTGCTGTACCAAACACCGCCGGATCTGCTGGAGCAGATCCCGGTCATGGTGCGCGAGATCATCGAAGCCATTCCAGACATCCGCTTTGATCGCGCGCACTTCTTCGCCTTTGGCGAATCCTCATATGACTTCGAGGTGGTGTACTGGATGCAGACCCCCGAATACAACCTCTACATGGATACCCAGCAAAGCATCAACCTGGCCCTGGTTCGGCGCTTTGCCGAAGCCGGCATCGACTTCGCCTACCCCACGCGGACGCTGTTTGTGGAGAAAATGCCAGGATCAGACAGCCCGGAGAGCTAA
- a CDS encoding DUF4386 family protein, with protein sequence MKNDMRAAGIAASVLGLCYVFGFAMLASVMNPGDTAGWLPQDKLEFVLQRAALFQLWNLVIYVVFGVVLVVLAAALHRLLAQPQSLLMAVATPLGMIWAGLVIASGMLVSVALPAVAGRFADDPEAATQLWSTIAIVQDGLGGGVEVVGGLWLLLLSVAAAKARELLPPWLNIVGILVGVAGILTVIPALQALGAVFGLGQIAWFVGVGIGLLRRAPSTPTAATPP encoded by the coding sequence ATGAAAAATGACATGCGCGCAGCCGGAATTGCGGCCTCGGTTTTGGGGCTGTGCTACGTCTTTGGCTTTGCCATGCTCGCGAGCGTGATGAACCCTGGCGATACCGCGGGCTGGTTGCCGCAGGACAAGCTGGAATTCGTGCTGCAGCGGGCGGCCCTGTTCCAGCTGTGGAATCTGGTGATCTATGTGGTGTTTGGTGTGGTGCTGGTGGTGTTGGCGGCGGCCCTGCATCGCTTGCTCGCGCAACCGCAGTCACTGCTGATGGCGGTAGCCACACCGCTGGGAATGATTTGGGCCGGGCTGGTGATTGCCAGCGGGATGCTGGTCAGTGTGGCGCTACCCGCTGTGGCAGGTCGCTTCGCCGACGATCCCGAGGCGGCTACGCAGCTTTGGAGCACCATCGCCATCGTCCAAGATGGCTTGGGCGGCGGCGTTGAGGTGGTCGGTGGGCTGTGGTTGCTGCTACTCAGCGTAGCCGCGGCTAAGGCGCGTGAGCTTCTGCCGCCGTGGCTGAATATCGTCGGCATCCTGGTGGGTGTGGCCGGCATTCTGACCGTGATCCCCGCACTCCAGGCCTTGGGTGCGGTGTTTGGTCTGGGCCAAATCGCGTGGTTTGTAGGCGTAGGGATTGGCCTATTGCGGCGTGCTCCCTCCACCCCTACAGCAGCGACGCCACCTTAG
- a CDS encoding nucleotidyltransferase domain-containing protein: MEMASVLEAVCERLKREYAAHTVLLYGSMADGSANADSDLDIAAFAPVDSITRIAELHQGVFVDAFVYPESVLASPDDEHLRFRGAKVLVQIADSAEAFLQRLDARYAAGPTPLPPDEITARRVWAKKMLARAQRGDVEGNYRRAWLLTALLEDYFHLRGLWFEGPKKAFAWLHENDAATLRSFDAALKPDAPLSAIDVVVACVVGDSSRT; this comes from the coding sequence ATGGAGATGGCTAGCGTACTCGAAGCTGTCTGCGAGCGTTTAAAGCGCGAGTACGCAGCGCACACGGTCCTTCTCTATGGGTCGATGGCGGACGGTTCGGCCAATGCCGATAGCGACTTAGATATCGCAGCCTTCGCGCCAGTGGACTCGATAACTCGTATTGCAGAGCTCCATCAAGGCGTATTCGTCGATGCCTTTGTGTACCCCGAGAGTGTGTTGGCCAGCCCCGATGACGAGCATCTGCGCTTTCGTGGTGCCAAGGTGCTGGTGCAGATAGCAGACTCGGCCGAGGCGTTTCTTCAGCGTCTGGATGCCCGATACGCAGCGGGCCCCACACCATTGCCCCCTGACGAAATCACCGCAAGAAGAGTTTGGGCCAAGAAAATGCTCGCGCGGGCCCAACGCGGAGATGTGGAGGGCAACTACCGGCGCGCGTGGTTGCTCACCGCCTTGCTCGAAGACTATTTCCACCTACGTGGGCTGTGGTTTGAGGGCCCCAAGAAAGCCTTTGCGTGGCTGCATGAGAATGACGCCGCCACGCTACGATCTTTTGATGCGGCCCTGAAGCCTGATGCCCCACTCTCCGCAATCGATGTCGTCGTCGCGTGTGTGGTGGGTGATAGCAGCAGGACATGA